The Takifugu rubripes chromosome 3, fTakRub1.2, whole genome shotgun sequence genome contains a region encoding:
- the LOC101074474 gene encoding kelch-like protein 12 isoform X1 encodes MCSYTYCLPIVEKVFKSFTDSLSSLGSTSDSQERMAPKDIMTNSHAKSILNAMNSLRKSNTLCDITLRVESTDFPAHRIVLAACSDYFCAMFTSELAEKGKPFVDIQGLTAGTMEILLDFVYTETVLVTVENVQELLPAACLLQLKGVKRACCDFLESQLDPSNCLGIRDFAETHNCLELMQAAELFSQKHFSEVVQHEEFMLLSQTEVEKLIKCDEIQVDSEEPVFEAVLNWVKHNRKEREPNLSDMLEFVRMPLLTPRYITDVIDAEPLIRCSLPCRDLVDEAKKFHLRPELRSEMQGPRTQARLGAKEVLLVIGGFGSQQSPIDVVEKYDPKTQEWSFLPNIARKRRYVATVSLHDRVYVIGGYDGRSRLSSVECLDYTADEDGVWYTVATMNVRRGLAGATTLGDMIYVAGGFDGSRRHTSMERYDPNIDQWSMLGDMQTAREGAGLVVASGLIYCLGGYDGLNILNSVERYDPHTGHWTSVTPMATKRSGAGVALLNDHIYVVGGFDGVSHLDSVEVYNIRTDYWTTVASMSTPRCYVGATVLRGRLYAIAGYDGNSLLSSIECYDPVLDTWEVVTSMATQRCDAGVCVLREK; translated from the exons ATGTGTAGCTATACATATTGCCTCCCAATTGTGGAAAAAGTATTCAAATCATTTACCG ATTCCTTAAGTAGTTTGGGATCCACAAGTGATTCTCAAGAGAGAATGGCTCCTAAAGATATAATGACTAATTCCCACGCCAAATCCATCCTTAACGCCATGAATTCACTCCGCAAAAGCAACACACTCTGCGACATCACTCTGAGGGTGGAGAGCACAGATTTTCCAGCCCATCGGATCGTCCTGGCTGCCTGCAGCGACTACTTCTGTGCAATGTTCACCAGTGAG CTTGCAGAAAAAGGGAAACCCTTTGTTGACATCCAAGGGCTCACTGCAGGAACTATGGAGATTTTGTTGGACTTTGTCTACACAGAGACAGTTTTAGTCACGGTTGAAAACGTTCAAGAACTTCTTCCTGCAGCATGTCTGCTACAGCTCAAAG GGGTGAAAAGAGCATGTTGTGATTTCCTGGAGAGTCAGCTGGATCCTTCCAACTGTCTGGGAATTCGGGACTTTGCCGAAACCCACAACTGCCTCGAACTGATGCAGGCCGCCGAGCTCTTCTCGCAGAAGCATTTCTCCGAGGTGGTTCAGCACGAGGAGTTCATGCTGCTCAGCCAGACTGAAGTCGAGAAGCTTATAAAGTGTGACGAGATTCAG GTGGACTCCGAGGAGCCCGTCTTTGAGGCAGTGCTAAATTGGGTCAAACACAACCGAAAAGAGCGCGAGCCCAACCTGTCTGACATGCTGGAGTTTGTCCGGATGCCTCTGCTGACCCCCCGTTACATCACAGACGTCATTGATGCCGAG CCCCTCATCAGGTGTAGCCTGCCATGTCGAGACCTCGTTGATGAAGCCAAGAAATTCCATTTGAGGCCAGAGCTGAGGAGCGAGATGCAGGGTCCACGAACTCAAGCGAGACTAG GTGCCAAAGAAGTGCTGTTGGTCATTGGAGGGTTTGGCAGCCAACAGTCACCGATAGACGTGGTGGAGAAATACGATCCAAAGACTCAAGAGTGGAGCTTTCTTCCC AATATTGCAAGGAAAAGGCGTTACGTTGCTACGGTGTCCCTCCACGATCGGGTCTACGTGATCGGAGGATACGACGGCCGGTCGCGGCTCAGCTCCGTGGAGTGCCTTGATTACACGGCAGACGAGGACGGCGTCTGGTACACGGTCGCCACCATGAACGTGCGTCGAGGGCTCGCCGGAGCAACGACGCTCGGAG ACATGATCTACGTTGCCGGGGGCTTCGATGGCAGTCGGCGCCATACCAGCATGGAACGATACGACCCCAATATCGACCAGTGGAGCATGCTGGGAGACATGCAGACGGCTAGAGAAGGAGCTGGTCTGGTGGTGGCCAGTGGGCTGATTTACTGTTTAG GCGGGTACGATGGACTGAACATCCTGAATTCCGTGGAGCGGTATGATCCCCACACGGGCCACTGGACCAGCGTCACGCCGATGGCCACCAAACGTTCAG GAGCTGGCGTCGCTTTACTCAATGACCACATCTACGTCGTCGGGGGGTTCGATGGCGTCTCCCACCTGGATTCCGTGGAGGTGTACAACATCAGGACCGACTACTGGACCACCGTTGCCAGCATGAGCACCCCTCGATGCTACGTGGGCGCCACTGTTCTCAGAGGACGTCTCTATGCCATCGCCGG GTATGATGGGAATTCTCTCCTGAGCAGCATTGAATGTTATGACCCGGTGCTCGACACCTGGGAGGTTGTCACCTCCATGGCGACGCAGCGGTGCGACGCGGGCGTGTGCGTGCTACGTGAGAAGTGA
- the LOC101074474 gene encoding kelch-like protein 12 isoform X2, producing MAPKDIMTNSHAKSILNAMNSLRKSNTLCDITLRVESTDFPAHRIVLAACSDYFCAMFTSELAEKGKPFVDIQGLTAGTMEILLDFVYTETVLVTVENVQELLPAACLLQLKGVKRACCDFLESQLDPSNCLGIRDFAETHNCLELMQAAELFSQKHFSEVVQHEEFMLLSQTEVEKLIKCDEIQVDSEEPVFEAVLNWVKHNRKEREPNLSDMLEFVRMPLLTPRYITDVIDAEPLIRCSLPCRDLVDEAKKFHLRPELRSEMQGPRTQARLGAKEVLLVIGGFGSQQSPIDVVEKYDPKTQEWSFLPNIARKRRYVATVSLHDRVYVIGGYDGRSRLSSVECLDYTADEDGVWYTVATMNVRRGLAGATTLGDMIYVAGGFDGSRRHTSMERYDPNIDQWSMLGDMQTAREGAGLVVASGLIYCLGGYDGLNILNSVERYDPHTGHWTSVTPMATKRSGAGVALLNDHIYVVGGFDGVSHLDSVEVYNIRTDYWTTVASMSTPRCYVGATVLRGRLYAIAGYDGNSLLSSIECYDPVLDTWEVVTSMATQRCDAGVCVLREK from the exons ATGGCTCCTAAAGATATAATGACTAATTCCCACGCCAAATCCATCCTTAACGCCATGAATTCACTCCGCAAAAGCAACACACTCTGCGACATCACTCTGAGGGTGGAGAGCACAGATTTTCCAGCCCATCGGATCGTCCTGGCTGCCTGCAGCGACTACTTCTGTGCAATGTTCACCAGTGAG CTTGCAGAAAAAGGGAAACCCTTTGTTGACATCCAAGGGCTCACTGCAGGAACTATGGAGATTTTGTTGGACTTTGTCTACACAGAGACAGTTTTAGTCACGGTTGAAAACGTTCAAGAACTTCTTCCTGCAGCATGTCTGCTACAGCTCAAAG GGGTGAAAAGAGCATGTTGTGATTTCCTGGAGAGTCAGCTGGATCCTTCCAACTGTCTGGGAATTCGGGACTTTGCCGAAACCCACAACTGCCTCGAACTGATGCAGGCCGCCGAGCTCTTCTCGCAGAAGCATTTCTCCGAGGTGGTTCAGCACGAGGAGTTCATGCTGCTCAGCCAGACTGAAGTCGAGAAGCTTATAAAGTGTGACGAGATTCAG GTGGACTCCGAGGAGCCCGTCTTTGAGGCAGTGCTAAATTGGGTCAAACACAACCGAAAAGAGCGCGAGCCCAACCTGTCTGACATGCTGGAGTTTGTCCGGATGCCTCTGCTGACCCCCCGTTACATCACAGACGTCATTGATGCCGAG CCCCTCATCAGGTGTAGCCTGCCATGTCGAGACCTCGTTGATGAAGCCAAGAAATTCCATTTGAGGCCAGAGCTGAGGAGCGAGATGCAGGGTCCACGAACTCAAGCGAGACTAG GTGCCAAAGAAGTGCTGTTGGTCATTGGAGGGTTTGGCAGCCAACAGTCACCGATAGACGTGGTGGAGAAATACGATCCAAAGACTCAAGAGTGGAGCTTTCTTCCC AATATTGCAAGGAAAAGGCGTTACGTTGCTACGGTGTCCCTCCACGATCGGGTCTACGTGATCGGAGGATACGACGGCCGGTCGCGGCTCAGCTCCGTGGAGTGCCTTGATTACACGGCAGACGAGGACGGCGTCTGGTACACGGTCGCCACCATGAACGTGCGTCGAGGGCTCGCCGGAGCAACGACGCTCGGAG ACATGATCTACGTTGCCGGGGGCTTCGATGGCAGTCGGCGCCATACCAGCATGGAACGATACGACCCCAATATCGACCAGTGGAGCATGCTGGGAGACATGCAGACGGCTAGAGAAGGAGCTGGTCTGGTGGTGGCCAGTGGGCTGATTTACTGTTTAG GCGGGTACGATGGACTGAACATCCTGAATTCCGTGGAGCGGTATGATCCCCACACGGGCCACTGGACCAGCGTCACGCCGATGGCCACCAAACGTTCAG GAGCTGGCGTCGCTTTACTCAATGACCACATCTACGTCGTCGGGGGGTTCGATGGCGTCTCCCACCTGGATTCCGTGGAGGTGTACAACATCAGGACCGACTACTGGACCACCGTTGCCAGCATGAGCACCCCTCGATGCTACGTGGGCGCCACTGTTCTCAGAGGACGTCTCTATGCCATCGCCGG GTATGATGGGAATTCTCTCCTGAGCAGCATTGAATGTTATGACCCGGTGCTCGACACCTGGGAGGTTGTCACCTCCATGGCGACGCAGCGGTGCGACGCGGGCGTGTGCGTGCTACGTGAGAAGTGA
- the ptpn1 gene encoding tyrosine-protein phosphatase non-receptor type 1: MSGDEDEGVAADLSAMEAEFLEIDENGRWNAVYQEIRQQSCELPCRVAKLPENKNRNRYRDVSPFDHSRIRLQLGANDYINASLITVEEAQRNYILTQGPLPNTCGSFWEMVWEQRSRGVVMLNRVIEKGSVKCAQYWPQREERDSVFEETNFKLTLVSEDIKSYYTVRQLELENLTTGETREILHFHYTTWPDFGVPESPASFLNFLFKVRESGCLGSDQGPVVVHCSAGIGRSGTFCLVDTCLLLMSRRKDPSSVRICDVLLEMRRCRMGLIQTADQLRFSYLAVIEGAKYIMGDSSLQDSWRELSNEEDDPPQFSPPPPLPPPREPHNGETEPTDLPELHEVVQQVEIRSLGASQGPELRQRSAAPPQPPPDAAKWVDGCAGSQDGASRAQPPKEAAAERPKEGAAAPEPWSPLLTNACLCTALAVGAYVCYRAYFH; this comes from the exons ATGTCTGGGGACGAGGACGAAGGAGTGGCAGCTGACCTGTCAGCCATGGAAGCCGAGTTCCTGGAAATCGATGAAAACGGGAGGTGGAACGCGGTTTATCAG GAAATCCGTCAGCAGTCGTGTGAGCTTCCATGCCGGGTTGCCAAATTACCTGAAAACAAGAATCGGAATCGTTACAGGGACGTCAGCCCAT TTGACCACAGCAGGATCCGCCTGCAGCTGGGTGCGAATGACTACATCAACGCCAGCCTCATCACAGTCGAGGAGGCACAGAGAAACTACATTCTCACTCAG GGGCCGCTGCCAAACACGTGCGGCAGTTTCTGGGAGATGGTGTGGGAGCAGAGGAGCCGCGGCGTGGTGATGCTGAACCGAGTCATCGAGAAAGGATCG GTCAAATGTGCCCAGTACTGGcctcagagggaggagagggacagcGTCTTCGAGGAGACCAACTTCAAGCTCACGCTGGTCTCGGAGGACATCAAATCCTACTACACTGTCCgtcagctggagctggaaaacCTGACC ACTGGGGAGACTCGCGAGATCTTGCATTTCCACTACACCACCTGGCCCGACTTCGGGGTGCCGGAgtctcctgcctccttcctgaACTTCCTGTTCAAGGTGCGAGAGTCGGGCTGCCTGGGTTCTGATCAGGGACCGGTGGTGGTGCACTGCAGCGCCGGCATCGGACGCTCGGGCACGTTCTGCCTGGTGGACACCTGCCTTTTACTG ATGTCCCGCCGCAAGGACCCGTCTTCGGTGCGGATCTGCGacgtgctgctggagatgcGGCGCTGCCGTATGGGCCTGATTCAGACGGCGGATCAGCTCCGCTTCTCCTACCTCGCCGTCATCGAAGGCGCCAAGTACATCATGGGCGACTCGTCCCTGCAG GATTCGTGGAGGGAGCTCTCGAACGAGGAAGACGACCCCCCGCagttctcccctccccctcctctgccgcCCCCCCGGGAACCACACAACGGCGAAACCGAGCCCACGGATCTCCCAGAGCTGCACGAGGTTGTCCAGCAGGTCGAGATCCGCAGCCTGGG AGCTTCACAGGGTCCGGAGCTGCGACAGAGGAGCGCCGCCCCCCCACAACCTCCCCCCGATGCTGCCAAATGGGTCGACGGCTGCGCGGGAAGTCAAGATGGCGCCTCCAGAGCTCAGCCGCCGAAGGAGGCGGCGGCAGAGCGGCCGAAGGAGGGCGCCGCGGCGCCGGAGCCCTGGTCGCCTCTGCTGACCAACGCGTGCCTGTGCACGGCGCTGGCCGTCGGCGCTTACGTCTGTTATCGAGCCTATTTCCACTGA